One Bacillus amyloliquefaciens DSM 7 = ATCC 23350 DNA window includes the following coding sequences:
- a CDS encoding phenolic acid decarboxylase: MENFIGSHMIYTYENGWEYEIYIKNDHTIDYRIHSGMVGGRWVRDQEVNIVKLTEGVYKVSWTEPTGTDVSLNFMPNEKRMHGIIFFPKWVHEHPEITVCYQNDYIDVMKESREKYDTYPKYVVPEFADITYLNNAGINNEALISEAPYEGMTDDIRAGKLK, encoded by the coding sequence ATGGAAAACTTTATCGGAAGCCATATGATTTACACGTATGAAAACGGCTGGGAGTATGAAATTTATATTAAAAATGATCATACGATCGACTATCGGATTCATAGCGGAATGGTAGGCGGCCGCTGGGTGCGCGACCAAGAAGTGAATATCGTAAAGCTGACAGAAGGCGTATATAAAGTGTCATGGACTGAACCGACAGGCACAGACGTTTCATTAAACTTTATGCCGAATGAAAAACGGATGCACGGGATTATTTTCTTCCCGAAATGGGTTCATGAGCATCCGGAAATCACGGTGTGCTACCAAAATGATTACATTGATGTGATGAAAGAGTCACGTGAGAAATATGACACGTACCCGAAATATGTCGTTCCCGAGTTTGCGGATATTACGTATCTCAACAATGCGGGAATCAATAACGAAGCATTGATTTCAGAAGCGCCGTACGAAGGAATGACTGATGATATTCGCGCGGGAAAATTAAAATAA